The nucleotide sequence TCAATGTTGCGATGACGGTTCATTTTCTAAGAAATTATTTGAAGGATTGGATTCTAAAAGCTGTATCGTTTGCTGCCGGAGCTTATCTCCTTGGGTACAGTTTTTATTTGCTTTCACATTTGTTCACGCTGCTTATTTAAACAAAAAAGAGGATTACCCGCTGGGCAATTCCTCTTTTTTGTTCATCATTTCAAATGGAAGCGTCACAAGATACCCTGCATAGAACAGCACTTCCTTTGAGTAAACGGGAAGTTTCGTTTCCCATGTTCTGTATGCGGATGTGGTGGTTGGAGATGAGTAAACGTTCATCCCGATTTTTTCTGCCAGCAGCACCGATCGCTTCATATGGTAGGGGTCACTCACAATGGTATATGATTCAATGCCTGCTTTTTTCCCTTTTTCATAGGCAAATTTCAAATTATCTTCTGTCAGTCTGGAACTTGTCTCAACTAAAATATCTGATTCGCGGACACCATGATCGACTGCATAGTTTTTACCGACTACAGATTCAGGAAGATCGGTCTGAATCGCTTTTCCGCCTGTAAAAATAATTTTCTCCACCTTTTTTTCCTTGTACAGTTTAATGGCATGATTGATGCGTTCTTTGAAAACAGGAGACGGATCTTCTCCCCAGGCGGCTGCTCCAAGAACTACTGCTGCATCTGTTTTGACTGAATCATGTTTGTTTCCATAGAACCATATGCTTGCTGAAGAATAAAGGAACAGTCCGATAACCGCTATCATTGTCAGTTTTATAAGCGTTCCTGCAAGTTTCATCTTACATCATTCCAATCTCGTGGCACATAAAATCTCTATTCCCTTTGTATCATCATCACAACCGCGTAGCAAGGGTTTTCTTAGATTTTCCTTTTTCTGGATGGTGCTTAGATTTGGTTTCTATTGAATGATTTAATACTTTCAGCTTCTGCAACACCGTTCCCTTGCGCTCCAGTCACTTGCTTTCCGCGGGGAGTTCCTGAAGCTTCCTCGCTGCGCTTGCGGGATCTTCAGTGCCCTCTTCTTCCCGTAGAAAAGCGGAAGCGCCCGTTTTGCTCCGGCAGTCAGATAAGAAATCACCCGAAAAGTCCGGGTTTGACTTTTTGGGGGATTTTGTTCTGACCGAGGAGTTGGGCGCTGCAGCTGGACAAGGAGTCAAGTGCCTTCCGCTTCAGTCCACTAGTATTAATTCGTACTTCTTAAAAGCACTCATAAAAAAACACACCGATTGCTATAGCTCTTCGGTGTGTCTTAAAAATATCTTTCTCAGTCAACCTGAACCAAAGCGGTTCAAAGGAAGATGTTTATTCATAACGCAGGGAATCGATCGGATCAAGACGGGCTGCTTTGTTTGCCGGCAGCATGCCGAAAATGATGCCGATGACCATTGAGAATGCTAGTCCTCCCAGGACGACTTGCCAGGATACGAGTGACGGCCATCCGGCAAACACGGAAACGAGTGAAGCCCCTCCTGCACCGAGTAGGATGCCAATGATGCCTCCAATGAGGGTAAGCGTGATGGATTCGATGAGAAACTGGGTCAGGATCTGACGCTTTGTCGCTCCAAGCGCTTTTCTTATGCCGATTTCACGGGTTCTTTCTGTTACGGAAACGAGCATGATGTTCATGACGCCAATTCCGCCGACAAACAATGAGATGCCTGCGATTGAACCAATGATCAAGGTCATGATCCTTGTTACCTGACCAATCCCTTGGGCAATCTCTTCCATATTAAACACTTGATAGGAATCTTCCGTATCATGCTTTTGATTCAGCATGGAAGTGGCTTTTTTTCCTGCTTCCTGCAGGCTTTCTGCATCTTTTGCCTGCAGCGTCACCTGATTAAAATCTGATTTGCCGAAAGAAGCGCGATACGTATTGGACGGGATGTAGATTTCCATTGAACCGAACGAAAACAGCCCCTCCGGTTTTTCAAGAACTCCGACAATTTCAATCGGCTGACCATTGATCCAGACAATTTCCCCGATCGGGTCAGTGTCTTTGAAGAGCTCTTTTTTCGTCTCCTGGCTGATAATGCCGGCCCTTTCGCCTCCGATAAAATCAGCTTCCATCAGATTTCTTCCAGATTCGATCTTCAGCTGATTTACTTCGATGTAAGCCTGATTAATGCTGAAAATTGACGTATCCGCCGTTTCCTCTTTATGACGCACCGGCATGAACTCAGAGCTTGAAGCAACAACTTTTTCAACCTCTGGAATGCCTGCCATGTCATTAATATCTGACTGGTCAAAAGCAGACTTCATATACGCATTGGGGTCTGATTGCATTTCTTCCTCACTCGGCTGGTAAAAAACTTCGATCGTATTGCTGGTACCGGTAAACTGTGATTTAAGCATTTGCTCTCCGCCCTGCCCGATGGCTACAACTAAAATAACGGACGCAACCCCGATAATGATGCCAAGCATTGTTAAGATCGACCGAAGTTTATGAGCCAGAACAGAGGAGAACGCCATTCTGATGTTTTCAACAAAACTCATGCG is from Bacillus sp. FSL H8-0547 and encodes:
- a CDS encoding ABC transporter permease, which produces MSFVENIRMAFSSVLAHKLRSILTMLGIIIGVASVILVVAIGQGGEQMLKSQFTGTSNTIEVFYQPSEEEMQSDPNAYMKSAFDQSDINDMAGIPEVEKVVASSSEFMPVRHKEETADTSIFSINQAYIEVNQLKIESGRNLMEADFIGGERAGIISQETKKELFKDTDPIGEIVWINGQPIEIVGVLEKPEGLFSFGSMEIYIPSNTYRASFGKSDFNQVTLQAKDAESLQEAGKKATSMLNQKHDTEDSYQVFNMEEIAQGIGQVTRIMTLIIGSIAGISLFVGGIGVMNIMLVSVTERTREIGIRKALGATKRQILTQFLIESITLTLIGGIIGILLGAGGASLVSVFAGWPSLVSWQVVLGGLAFSMVIGIIFGMLPANKAARLDPIDSLRYE
- a CDS encoding YdcF family protein → MKLAGTLIKLTMIAVIGLFLYSSASIWFYGNKHDSVKTDAAVVLGAAAWGEDPSPVFKERINHAIKLYKEKKVEKIIFTGGKAIQTDLPESVVGKNYAVDHGVRESDILVETSSRLTEDNLKFAYEKGKKAGIESYTIVSDPYHMKRSVLLAEKIGMNVYSSPTTTSAYRTWETKLPVYSKEVLFYAGYLVTLPFEMMNKKEELPSG